The following proteins are co-located in the uncultured Draconibacterium sp. genome:
- a CDS encoding MFS transporter, protein MANFSKNIPRLYLVKISKWFNMVMPIVVLFYQSNNMGMHEIFVLKAIYSIAIVFMEIPSGWMADVWGRKKTLILGSILGSAGFLVYSFSYGFWAFVIAEIILGIGHSFVSGADSAMLFDSLKADNKTEKYIREEGRITSVGNFAEAIAGVVGGFLAAISLRTPFYFQFAVAAIAIPAALTMIEPKIHSTEHVHSIKKLVNNIRNTFVSNQNLRISILLSSVTGTATLTFAWFVQPFFKAIELPVEFFGIFWTALNLTVGVSSVFAYKVEEFLGRKWSILMVILLLSAGYFLAGIEISYWGLASLFLFYLVRGVATPIFKNYINQYTESDVRATMLSVRNFIIRIAFAGIGPLLGWITDNVSLNKAFMLAGSIYLLSALIVALPWIKSGKH, encoded by the coding sequence ATGGCAAATTTCAGTAAAAATATTCCCAGGCTTTATCTGGTAAAAATTTCGAAATGGTTTAATATGGTGATGCCAATTGTTGTGCTTTTTTACCAAAGTAACAACATGGGAATGCATGAAATATTTGTATTAAAAGCTATTTATTCCATTGCCATTGTTTTTATGGAAATTCCTTCGGGTTGGATGGCCGATGTTTGGGGACGCAAAAAAACCTTGATTTTAGGGAGTATACTGGGAAGTGCCGGCTTTTTAGTGTACAGTTTTTCGTATGGATTTTGGGCTTTTGTTATTGCTGAAATCATATTGGGTATAGGTCACTCTTTTGTGTCGGGAGCCGATTCGGCTATGCTTTTCGATAGTTTAAAGGCAGATAATAAAACCGAAAAATACATTCGCGAAGAAGGACGGATTACTTCAGTAGGTAACTTTGCAGAAGCTATTGCCGGCGTTGTGGGTGGATTTTTGGCAGCTATAAGTTTACGAACACCTTTCTACTTTCAATTTGCGGTTGCGGCAATTGCTATTCCTGCTGCCCTTACAATGATTGAACCTAAAATACATTCGACCGAACACGTTCATTCCATCAAAAAACTGGTTAATAACATTCGGAATACCTTTGTTTCCAATCAAAATCTGCGCATTTCAATTTTACTTTCTTCGGTAACAGGCACCGCCACCTTAACTTTTGCCTGGTTTGTTCAGCCTTTTTTTAAAGCCATTGAACTACCTGTTGAATTTTTTGGAATTTTCTGGACAGCACTGAACTTAACCGTTGGTGTTTCATCTGTTTTCGCCTATAAAGTAGAAGAATTCTTGGGGCGAAAGTGGTCCATTTTAATGGTAATTTTATTGTTGTCGGCAGGTTACTTCCTGGCCGGAATAGAAATCTCATACTGGGGACTTGCTTCTCTTTTTCTGTTTTATCTGGTTCGTGGAGTTGCAACACCTATTTTTAAAAACTACATAAATCAATATACCGAAAGCGATGTGCGAGCAACCATGTTGTCGGTTCGTAATTTCATTATTCGCATAGCATTTGCAGGAATAGGCCCGCTTTTAGGTTGGATAACTGACAATGTAAGTTTAAACAAAGCATTTATGCTGGCGGGTAGTATATATCTACTTTCAGCTTTAATTGTTGCACTACCCTGGATAAAATCCGGCAAGCATTAG
- the asnA gene encoding aspartate--ammonia ligase, producing the protein MKLSIPKDYQSVLNLAETEQAIKQIKDFFQLNLASELRLRRVTAPLFVKKGTGINDDLNGIERPVSFPIKDINEDVAEIVQSLAKWKRMALAELDIKQGYGIYTDMNAIRPDEELTNIHSLYVDQWDWERVVSKEQRNLDYLKYIVKKIYSALVRTEYHISEAYPDLIPELPEEITFIHSEELAAKYPDLTPFERETKEAKKHGAIFVIGIGGEMPNGEIHDGRAPDYDDWSTPTTGDSAGLNGDIILWNNVLNRAFEISSMGIRVDKDALLKQLEIRGAEERKELMWHQMLLNGELPLSIGGGIGQSRLCMYFLRKAHIGEIQSSIWPDEMKKQCKKNGINLL; encoded by the coding sequence ATGAAACTATCAATTCCAAAAGATTATCAGTCGGTTTTAAACCTGGCTGAAACCGAACAGGCTATTAAACAAATCAAAGATTTTTTTCAACTTAATCTGGCTTCCGAGTTACGTTTAAGAAGGGTAACTGCACCACTTTTTGTAAAAAAAGGCACCGGTATTAACGATGATTTGAATGGTATCGAACGTCCGGTTTCGTTTCCAATAAAAGATATAAATGAAGATGTTGCCGAGATTGTACAATCGCTGGCGAAATGGAAACGAATGGCGCTGGCCGAACTGGATATCAAACAAGGTTATGGTATATACACCGATATGAATGCCATTCGTCCGGATGAAGAACTTACAAACATTCATTCTCTTTATGTGGATCAGTGGGACTGGGAGCGTGTGGTTTCAAAAGAACAACGTAATTTGGATTACCTGAAATACATTGTTAAAAAGATTTATTCAGCATTGGTACGAACCGAATATCATATTTCGGAAGCTTATCCGGACCTGATTCCTGAACTGCCCGAAGAAATAACATTTATTCATTCCGAGGAGCTGGCGGCCAAATACCCTGATTTAACTCCATTCGAACGCGAAACAAAAGAAGCAAAAAAACACGGAGCCATCTTTGTAATTGGAATTGGCGGAGAAATGCCAAATGGAGAGATCCATGACGGACGAGCTCCCGATTACGATGACTGGAGCACTCCAACCACGGGTGATTCTGCAGGTTTAAACGGCGATATAATTCTTTGGAACAATGTACTTAACCGTGCTTTTGAAATCTCATCAATGGGAATAAGAGTAGATAAAGATGCTTTGTTAAAACAACTTGAAATAAGAGGGGCCGAAGAACGCAAGGAACTGATGTGGCATCAGATGCTTTTAAACGGTGAATTGCCACTTAGTATTGGCGGTGGAATAGGCCAGTCGCGTTTGTGTATGTATTTTTTACGAAAAGCACATATTGGCGAAATTCAGTCGAGTATTTGGCCCGATGAAATGAAAAAACAGTGCAAAAAAAATGGGATTAATCTCTTGTAG
- a CDS encoding ACT domain-containing protein has translation MSDTVIRLGGSHIGNALSIHNLEEYLGRKNGRKFVVVSAIPELSKLIHKSISSVFQYDLNESELRNEITSFFTGSTKIKVTNEFAELVEQLISLLKGIGLIGDYSRALKDQVLCFSEKLSVEILKAQWPLGTLLQVQDIELAVSSDFGTATFLSVNLDKLQTLPDGVYFIPGSFGVTENGKLARTGKTSADYTAAFLTKELGAGKLELWDLDRDFQRADPAIIGNLQKIKRLTYSEASELAYFEHYSFHPRTVEPLEHEHIPIEVISSDSADGVVDTIINTETFIEDQIVKSVACTDDISLLKLDGPGVGLKPGILAKVTTALNDSGINIKSVITSQTSINFILSEENGIKALSLIKKLGFSSVTEISLVDDISLIGVVGHGMQHAFGVSAKIFTAVANNNINVVLSGSGASDLVSYLVVLKSDKEKSVREIYKAFFNK, from the coding sequence ATGTCGGATACGGTTATTCGATTGGGTGGAAGTCATATTGGCAATGCCCTTTCAATACATAATTTAGAAGAATATTTAGGGCGGAAAAACGGACGAAAATTTGTTGTAGTTTCTGCTATTCCTGAGTTGTCGAAGTTAATTCACAAAAGTATTTCAAGCGTGTTTCAATACGATTTGAACGAAAGCGAATTACGAAATGAAATCACTTCATTTTTTACCGGAAGTACTAAAATTAAAGTAACAAATGAATTTGCAGAACTGGTTGAGCAATTGATTAGTTTGTTAAAAGGTATCGGGTTAATAGGGGATTATTCAAGGGCTTTAAAAGACCAGGTACTTTGTTTTTCAGAAAAACTTTCGGTTGAAATATTAAAGGCTCAATGGCCATTGGGAACTCTTTTGCAGGTGCAGGATATTGAATTGGCTGTAAGTTCCGATTTTGGGACAGCAACATTTTTATCAGTAAACCTTGATAAATTGCAAACTTTACCCGATGGTGTTTATTTTATTCCCGGTAGTTTTGGGGTTACTGAAAACGGCAAGCTGGCCCGAACCGGTAAAACTTCGGCAGATTATACAGCTGCATTTTTAACAAAAGAACTCGGAGCCGGCAAATTAGAGCTTTGGGATTTAGATCGTGATTTTCAGCGTGCCGATCCGGCAATTATTGGTAATCTTCAAAAAATTAAACGCTTAACTTATTCAGAAGCCAGTGAGTTGGCTTATTTCGAACATTATTCTTTTCACCCGCGTACAGTTGAACCACTGGAACACGAACACATTCCGATTGAGGTGATTAGTTCCGATTCGGCGGATGGTGTTGTGGATACCATTATAAATACCGAAACTTTTATCGAAGATCAGATTGTAAAAAGTGTGGCTTGCACCGATGATATTTCTTTGCTTAAACTGGATGGGCCGGGAGTTGGTTTGAAACCGGGTATTCTGGCAAAAGTTACCACAGCATTGAACGATTCCGGTATCAACATTAAATCGGTTATTACGTCGCAAACATCCATAAATTTTATTCTTAGCGAAGAAAATGGGATCAAAGCTCTGAGTCTGATCAAAAAATTAGGCTTTTCATCGGTTACAGAAATTTCTCTTGTTGATGATATTTCGTTGATCGGAGTGGTCGGGCACGGAATGCAGCATGCTTTTGGCGTGTCGGCAAAAATTTTTACTGCAGTAGCCAACAATAACATCAATGTGGTGTTAAGTGGTTCAGGAGCTTCCGATTTAGTAAGTTATCTGGTGGTGCTAAAATCTGACAAAGAAAAAAGTGTACGTGAAATTTATAAGGCGTTTTTTAACAAATAG
- a CDS encoding O-acetylhomoserine aminocarboxypropyltransferase/cysteine synthase has product MTTKKLNFETLQQHAGQQPDPTTNSRAVPIYQTTSYVFNDAEHAANLFGLKEFGNIYTRIMNPTSDVFEQRIAALEGGVAALAVSSGHAAQFLALNNILDIGDNIVSSPYLYGGTYNQFKVTFKRLGIEARLTEDLEPASFEKLIDENTKAIYFETIGNPGFVVPDFDAISAVAKKHDIPLIVDNTFAGGGYLFRPIEHGADIVVESATKWIGGHGTSIGGVIIDAGTYNWGNGKFPGFTEPSEGYHGLKYWDIFNFDGPFGNIAFIIKARVEGLRDFGSALSPFNSFLLIQGLETLSLRMERHVENTLALAKWLEQHPKVDSVNYPGLENSPSYKNAQKYLPNGAGGVLSFNVKGDKETANQVVNNLELVSHLANVGDSKTLVIQPAATTHQQLPEEAQIAAGVYPTLLRVSVGLEHIDDIIADFEQALAKVG; this is encoded by the coding sequence ATGACTACAAAAAAATTGAATTTCGAAACTCTGCAACAACATGCAGGACAACAACCCGATCCAACTACCAATTCGAGGGCTGTTCCAATTTATCAAACAACATCGTATGTTTTTAACGATGCCGAACATGCAGCCAATCTGTTTGGGTTAAAAGAGTTTGGTAATATTTATACCCGAATTATGAATCCAACTTCTGATGTATTTGAACAGCGAATTGCTGCTTTGGAAGGTGGAGTAGCAGCTTTGGCTGTTAGTTCGGGACATGCAGCACAATTTCTGGCCTTAAATAACATACTTGATATTGGCGACAACATTGTTTCTTCGCCTTATTTATACGGCGGAACGTATAACCAGTTTAAAGTAACATTCAAACGTTTGGGAATTGAAGCTCGTTTAACGGAGGATCTTGAGCCTGCCTCGTTCGAAAAATTGATTGACGAAAATACAAAAGCAATCTATTTCGAAACCATCGGAAACCCCGGTTTTGTTGTACCTGATTTTGATGCGATTTCGGCCGTTGCAAAAAAACACGATATCCCTTTAATTGTTGACAATACTTTTGCCGGTGGCGGGTATTTATTCCGTCCGATAGAACACGGTGCCGATATTGTTGTTGAATCGGCCACAAAATGGATTGGCGGACATGGAACGAGTATTGGTGGTGTAATTATCGATGCAGGAACTTACAATTGGGGAAATGGTAAATTCCCTGGTTTTACTGAACCTTCAGAAGGATATCATGGTTTAAAATACTGGGACATTTTCAACTTCGATGGTCCATTCGGAAACATTGCCTTTATTATTAAAGCCCGTGTTGAAGGATTGCGTGATTTTGGTTCGGCCTTAAGTCCGTTTAACTCTTTCCTACTTATTCAGGGACTTGAGACACTTTCGTTGCGTATGGAACGCCATGTTGAAAACACACTGGCTCTGGCAAAATGGTTGGAACAACATCCAAAAGTTGACAGTGTAAATTATCCGGGACTGGAAAACAGCCCTTCATATAAAAATGCACAGAAATATTTGCCGAATGGTGCCGGAGGTGTGCTTTCGTTCAATGTAAAAGGCGATAAAGAAACGGCCAACCAGGTAGTTAACAACCTTGAGTTGGTAAGTCATTTGGCCAATGTTGGTGATTCAAAAACGCTGGTGATTCAGCCGGCAGCAACCACACACCAGCAATTGCCGGAAGAGGCACAAATCGCTGCTGGTGTTTATCCAACCTTGTTACGTGTGAGTGTAGGGCTTGAACATATTGATGATATTATTGCCGATTTTGAGCAAGCACTTGCCAAAGTTGGTTAA
- the metA gene encoding homoserine O-succinyltransferase, translating to MPLNIPDKLPAIKILREENIFVMNQSRAAHQDIRPLKIIILNLMPLKISTETDLLRLLSNSPLQIEIDFLKIKGHTPKNTPSDHMEAFYRTFDELRNRKYDGMIITGAPVEQLDFEEVTYWDEMKQILDWAEHHVTSSLFICWAAQAGLYHYYGVPKYPLDKKMFGVFEHKLSNPKLPIFRGFDDLFYVPHSRHTEIRKEDVDKIKGLKVISCSDKSGVTLVKAKNGRQLFITGHAEYSRHTLDGEYKRDAAKNLPIDIPINYYPDNNPGKKPVMRWKSTANLLFSNWLNYYVYQETPYNLEEIR from the coding sequence ATGCCTTTAAATATCCCGGATAAATTACCGGCAATAAAAATTCTTCGCGAGGAAAACATCTTTGTAATGAATCAATCGCGTGCAGCTCATCAGGATATTCGTCCCTTGAAAATTATTATTCTGAATTTGATGCCGCTAAAAATATCTACTGAAACTGATTTGTTGCGATTGCTGTCAAATTCGCCACTTCAAATTGAAATTGATTTTTTGAAGATTAAAGGGCATACTCCTAAAAATACGCCATCCGATCATATGGAGGCTTTTTACCGAACTTTTGATGAGTTGAGAAACAGGAAGTACGACGGAATGATTATTACCGGTGCACCGGTGGAACAACTGGATTTTGAGGAAGTAACTTACTGGGATGAAATGAAACAAATACTTGACTGGGCTGAGCATCATGTTACTTCGTCGCTTTTTATTTGCTGGGCTGCACAAGCCGGATTGTATCATTATTACGGCGTACCAAAGTATCCGTTGGATAAAAAAATGTTTGGTGTTTTCGAGCACAAGCTTTCAAATCCGAAACTTCCTATTTTCAGAGGATTCGACGACTTATTTTACGTACCACATTCGCGACATACCGAAATAAGAAAAGAAGACGTGGACAAAATAAAAGGACTGAAAGTTATTTCCTGTTCTGATAAATCAGGAGTTACTCTTGTTAAAGCGAAAAATGGAAGACAGCTTTTTATCACAGGCCATGCCGAGTACTCCCGCCACACATTGGATGGTGAATACAAACGAGATGCAGCCAAAAATTTGCCCATTGATATTCCAATCAATTATTATCCCGATAATAATCCCGGTAAAAAACCGGTTATGCGATGGAAATCAACAGCGAATTTATTATTCTCCAATTGGCTGAATTACTATGTATATCAGGAGACACCATATAATCTGGAAGAAATCCGCTAA
- the elbB gene encoding isoprenoid biosynthesis glyoxalase ElbB, whose amino-acid sequence MKKIAVVLAGNGVYDGAEIHEATLTLLAIAQQGAEYQCFAPDINQAHVVNHITGEEMPETRNVLVESARIARGNIKALSEYKASDFDAIVFPGGFGVAKNLCTFAFDGPDCTVNSDVEKAIRETVVEEKPVGALCISPALIAKVLGDVKLTIGQDQGTADAIETLGATHIKTTHGEIVVDEKYKLITTPCYMLDATISQIAVGANNVIAKIIELA is encoded by the coding sequence ATGAAAAAGATAGCGGTTGTATTAGCAGGAAATGGGGTTTATGACGGAGCCGAAATTCACGAAGCTACATTAACATTATTAGCAATTGCACAGCAGGGAGCCGAATACCAATGTTTTGCTCCCGACATCAATCAGGCACATGTAGTTAACCATATTACCGGCGAAGAAATGCCCGAAACCAGAAATGTTTTGGTGGAATCGGCTCGAATTGCCCGTGGAAATATAAAGGCACTTTCGGAATACAAAGCGTCTGATTTTGATGCCATTGTTTTTCCGGGCGGATTTGGTGTAGCAAAAAACCTGTGTACTTTTGCCTTTGATGGCCCCGATTGTACTGTAAATTCTGACGTTGAAAAGGCGATAAGAGAAACCGTTGTTGAAGAAAAACCTGTGGGAGCATTGTGTATCTCACCGGCATTAATTGCTAAAGTACTGGGCGATGTAAAACTTACAATTGGGCAAGATCAGGGAACTGCCGATGCCATTGAAACGCTTGGTGCAACCCATATAAAAACCACTCATGGTGAAATTGTGGTCGACGAAAAATACAAGCTGATCACCACTCCGTGTTACATGCTCGATGCAACTATTTCTCAAATTGCCGTTGGTGCTAATAATGTAATTGCCAAAATTATTGAATTAGCATAA
- a CDS encoding TatD family hydrolase, which yields MNLIPYIDIHTHSSRAETDSITVQNIYPGEGFAAFSGRNFYSVGLHPWHISTPKENNDALQMVEDALELDHTIFVGEAGLDKLSDNDFKEQMRVFEAQAYMAEEYNYPLIIHCVKAYNEIMEVNKRMNPAMPWIFHGYNGSTELTKQLAKKNVLFSFGINLFNNNSKAIHSIRHLPFEKILFETDEFDGGVDQIYQQAAILKATSVEFLKKEVWDTFSRIEKSALSRF from the coding sequence ATGAATCTAATTCCATATATCGATATACATACACATTCCAGTCGGGCGGAAACGGATAGTATAACTGTTCAAAACATTTATCCGGGAGAGGGATTTGCTGCATTTTCGGGTCGTAACTTTTATTCAGTTGGATTACATCCCTGGCACATTTCAACACCGAAAGAAAATAATGATGCCTTACAAATGGTTGAGGATGCCCTGGAACTGGATCATACGATTTTTGTTGGTGAAGCCGGATTGGATAAACTATCGGATAATGATTTTAAAGAACAAATGCGTGTTTTTGAAGCACAAGCTTATATGGCCGAAGAATACAATTATCCATTAATAATTCATTGTGTAAAAGCGTATAACGAGATAATGGAGGTCAATAAAAGAATGAATCCGGCCATGCCCTGGATTTTTCATGGATACAACGGAAGTACTGAATTAACCAAACAACTGGCAAAAAAGAACGTATTATTTTCCTTTGGAATAAATCTGTTCAACAATAACTCAAAAGCCATTCATTCAATTCGCCACCTGCCATTTGAAAAAATTCTTTTTGAAACCGATGAATTTGATGGGGGAGTGGATCAAATTTACCAGCAAGCCGCAATTTTAAAAGCAACTTCTGTTGAATTCCTAAAAAAAGAAGTTTGGGATACCTTCAGCCGAATAGAAAAATCAGCCTTAAGTCGTTTCTAA
- a CDS encoding tRNA threonylcarbamoyladenosine dehydratase, producing MNWLDRTELLLGAEKLERLKSAKVLVVGLGGVGAYAAEQLCRAGIGNMTIVDGDVVEETNRNRQMPALISTTGKSKAEILAERFKDINPEIELTAINDYIRDEKTVNLLKSKPFDYVVDAIDTLSPKVFLIHHAVDLGLPIISSMGAGGKMDPSKITIADISKSYNCKLAKMLRKRLSRLGIKKGVKVVFSAELINENAVRLEEAQNKKSTVGTISYMPPAFGCFLASQVISDLINEK from the coding sequence ATGAATTGGTTAGATCGCACAGAGTTGCTGCTTGGTGCAGAAAAATTAGAGCGCTTAAAATCGGCAAAGGTTTTGGTCGTTGGATTAGGAGGAGTAGGGGCATACGCCGCAGAACAGCTTTGCAGAGCAGGTATTGGAAACATGACAATAGTTGATGGTGATGTTGTGGAAGAAACAAACCGAAACAGACAAATGCCTGCCCTGATTAGTACCACCGGAAAATCAAAAGCAGAAATCCTGGCCGAACGGTTTAAAGATATAAATCCTGAAATTGAGCTGACTGCAATTAACGACTACATACGTGATGAGAAAACGGTTAATTTACTCAAAAGTAAACCTTTTGACTACGTAGTAGATGCAATTGATACCTTATCTCCAAAAGTATTTTTAATACATCATGCTGTTGATTTAGGGCTTCCAATTATTAGTTCGATGGGGGCTGGAGGCAAAATGGATCCTTCAAAAATTACGATTGCCGATATTTCGAAATCGTACAATTGCAAATTGGCAAAAATGCTCCGCAAACGATTGTCCCGGCTGGGAATTAAAAAAGGTGTTAAAGTGGTATTTTCTGCTGAATTAATTAACGAGAATGCTGTTCGGCTTGAGGAAGCACAAAACAAAAAATCGACAGTTGGAACAATTTCATATATGCCACCGGCTTTTGGTTGTTTTCTGGCCAGCCAGGTTATTTCTGATTTGATAAACGAGAAATGA
- a CDS encoding ATP-dependent Clp protease ATP-binding subunit: MDSQFSPRIKDIIGYSREEAIRLGNDYIGQEHLFMGILRDGEGIATDILENLGIDLVEVKQLIEKKIRTEKEIDRKADLKMLKSTEKTLKLIYLEARSFKSATANSGHLLLAILKDNDSLVTQLLVELGINYYMVKSQLQDYKFPESKSDFPEGDDDEPGEGFAKGPSNPQAGKKGAGAKSDTPVLDNFGIDITKLAEENSLDPIVGREKEIERLAQILSRRKKNNPILIGEPGVGKSAIAEGLALRIISKQVSRILFDKRVVSLDIASIVAGTKYRGQFEERMKAILNELSKVSNVILFIDEIHTIVGAGGATGSLDAANMLKPALARGDIQCIGATTLDEYRQQIEKDGALERRFQKVMVDPTSIEETIEILNNIKERYEDHHNVNYTPAAIENCVKLTARYITDRYLPDKAIDALDEAGSRVHISNIKVPEKIVKLEEKIEKTKEEKITAVKSQNFELAANFRDKEKNLLTLLDQEKEQWEKELLGHRETVDEHKVAEVVAMMSGVPVQRIAQAEGKRLMNMGNDLKGKVIGQEEAIVKIVKAIQRNRAGLKDPNRPIGSFIFLGPTGVGKTQLAKVLTTYLFDSIDSLIRIDMSEYMEKFAVSRLVGAPPGYVGYEEGGQLTEKVRRKPYSVVLLDEIEKAHPDVFHLLLQLLDEGRLTDSLGRNIDFKNTIVIMTSNIGSRQLKDFGRGVGFSTTQTPEQENEHAKYVIQKALKKAFAPEFLNRIDDVVMFNQLEKKHIHKIIDIEIEDLYKRVESLNYKLKISPAAKDFIAEKGYDPQFGARPLKRAIQKYLEDEMAEIIIKASISEGDTISVGFDKKNQKLQMRILSNRKALSN, encoded by the coding sequence ATGGACTCACAATTTTCACCAAGAATAAAAGATATCATTGGGTATAGCAGGGAGGAAGCTATTCGCTTGGGGAACGATTATATTGGTCAGGAACATTTGTTTATGGGCATTTTAAGAGACGGCGAAGGTATAGCTACGGATATACTGGAAAACCTGGGTATCGATTTAGTTGAAGTAAAGCAACTCATTGAAAAAAAGATCAGAACAGAAAAAGAAATAGACAGAAAAGCAGATTTGAAAATGCTTAAATCGACTGAAAAAACGTTGAAACTGATCTATTTGGAAGCTCGTTCGTTTAAAAGTGCCACTGCAAACAGCGGTCACCTTTTGCTTGCTATTTTAAAAGATAACGACAGTTTGGTAACACAATTATTGGTTGAATTGGGAATTAATTATTACATGGTTAAATCTCAATTACAGGATTATAAATTTCCTGAATCGAAATCTGATTTCCCGGAAGGAGACGATGACGAGCCGGGAGAAGGTTTTGCAAAAGGGCCATCCAATCCACAAGCCGGTAAAAAAGGTGCCGGAGCAAAATCGGACACTCCTGTTTTAGATAATTTTGGAATTGATATTACCAAACTTGCTGAAGAAAACAGCCTTGATCCCATTGTTGGAAGAGAAAAAGAAATTGAACGTTTGGCACAAATTTTAAGCCGCCGAAAAAAGAACAACCCGATATTAATTGGAGAACCCGGAGTTGGGAAATCGGCAATTGCAGAAGGACTTGCTTTACGAATTATCAGCAAACAGGTATCACGTATTTTATTCGATAAAAGAGTAGTTAGTTTAGACATTGCATCGATTGTTGCGGGCACAAAATACCGCGGACAATTTGAAGAACGGATGAAAGCAATATTAAACGAACTTTCGAAAGTTAGCAACGTGATTTTGTTTATCGACGAAATTCATACCATTGTTGGTGCCGGAGGTGCTACAGGCTCGCTCGATGCTGCAAATATGCTAAAACCTGCACTGGCACGTGGAGACATTCAGTGTATTGGAGCAACTACCCTGGATGAATACCGTCAGCAAATTGAAAAAGACGGTGCGCTTGAAAGACGTTTCCAAAAAGTGATGGTTGATCCAACTTCGATTGAAGAAACCATTGAAATATTAAACAATATAAAAGAGCGTTACGAGGATCACCACAACGTGAATTATACTCCTGCAGCAATTGAAAATTGTGTAAAACTAACGGCAAGATACATTACCGACAGGTATTTACCCGATAAAGCAATTGATGCACTGGATGAAGCAGGCTCAAGAGTACATATTTCGAACATTAAAGTTCCTGAGAAAATTGTAAAACTTGAGGAAAAAATAGAGAAAACAAAAGAGGAAAAGATTACCGCAGTTAAAAGTCAGAATTTCGAACTGGCTGCAAATTTCCGCGATAAAGAAAAAAACCTGCTTACTTTATTAGACCAGGAAAAAGAACAGTGGGAAAAAGAACTGCTGGGACACAGAGAAACGGTTGACGAACACAAAGTTGCAGAAGTAGTTGCAATGATGTCAGGAGTTCCGGTTCAACGGATTGCCCAGGCAGAAGGCAAACGACTGATGAACATGGGTAACGATCTGAAAGGAAAGGTTATTGGACAGGAAGAAGCAATTGTAAAAATTGTAAAAGCCATTCAGCGTAACCGTGCCGGATTAAAAGATCCGAACCGCCCAATTGGTTCATTTATATTTCTTGGCCCAACCGGAGTTGGAAAAACACAACTGGCAAAAGTTTTAACCACCTATTTGTTCGACAGCATTGATTCTCTGATACGAATCGACATGAGCGAATACATGGAAAAATTTGCTGTATCACGATTGGTTGGTGCTCCTCCGGGATATGTAGGATACGAAGAAGGAGGTCAGCTGACTGAAAAAGTGCGTCGTAAACCCTACTCAGTGGTGTTGTTGGATGAAATCGAAAAAGCACATCCCGATGTATTTCATTTGTTGCTTCAGTTGTTGGACGAAGGTAGATTAACTGATAGTTTGGGACGTAATATCGATTTTAAAAATACAATCGTTATTATGACATCAAACATTGGATCGCGGCAGCTGAAAGATTTTGGACGTGGTGTTGGATTTTCAACGACACAAACACCGGAGCAGGAAAATGAACATGCCAAATATGTCATTCAAAAAGCATTAAAAAAAGCATTTGCTCCTGAGTTTTTGAACCGGATTGACGATGTAGTAATGTTTAATCAGTTGGAGAAAAAACACATCCACAAAATTATCGACATCGAGATTGAAGATTTATACAAACGTGTTGAATCGTTAAATTATAAATTGAAAATTTCGCCGGCAGCCAAAGATTTTATTGCCGAAAAAGGTTATGATCCACAGTTTGGTGCACGACCCTTAAAAAGAGCAATTCAAAAATATCTGGAAGATGAAATGGCTGAAATAATTATTAAAGCATCCATTTCAGAAGGCGATACCATTTCGGTTGGATTCGATAAAAAGAATCAAAAATTACAAATGCGGATTTTATCGAATAGAAAAGCATTAAGCAACTAA